In Corylus avellana chromosome ca2, CavTom2PMs-1.0, the following proteins share a genomic window:
- the LOC132172903 gene encoding MADS-box protein defh21-like, with the protein MGRRKLPLSRIENPAARHTTFVKRRQGLFKKTHELSVLCDAQIALIIFSTSGKLFHYCSESEPSGMEHIIERYQNSTGTQNPENNDPQLEEAMHGELRMMQKEILNLQWSLKRFTGEDLSSIRFEDLDQLEQQLQCSVNMVRAKKFDLLQQQMGNLQMKEKMLQDENDQIYHLIKEKQAALMEHHRMGMVPNTEEHRHVLEQFPFSGEEQPSGVLQLATRLPSVFNPYHLLPAQPNLQDFMNLHHPNRP; encoded by the exons ATGGGGCGGAGAAAGTTGCCACTCTCAAGGATAGAAAACCCAGCAGCAAGGCATACAACCTTTGTGAAACGCCGACAAGGGCTGTTCAAGAAGACACATGAACTTTCTGTGCTTTGTGATGCCCAGATCGCCCTCATCATCTTCTCTACCTCTGGAAAGTTGTTCCACTACTGCAGTGAGAGTGAGCCTTCCGG CATGGAGCACATCATAGAAAGGTATCAGAATTCAACAGGGACTCAAAATCCAGAAAACAATGATCCCCAGCTG GAGGAAGCCATGCATGGCGAATTGAGAATGATGCAAAAAGAAATCCTGAATCTTCAATGGAGTTTGAAACGTTTCACTGGTGAGGACTTGAGTTCCATAAGATTTGAGGATTTAGATCAACTTGAGCAGCAGCTCCAATGCTCAGTCAATATGGTTCGAGCAAAGAAG tttgATCTCTTACAACAGCAGATGGGTAATCTTCAGATGAAG GAGAAAATGCTTCAAGACGAAAATGATCAAATATACCATCTG ATCAAGGAGAAGCAGGCAGCATTAATGGAGCATCATCGAATGGGTATGGTTCCAAACACTGAGGAACATAGACATGTGCTTGAACAATTCCCATTCTCTGGGGAAGAGCAACCCAGTGGTGTTCTTCAGCTGGCGACCAGGTTGCCTTCAGTTTTTAACCCATACCATCTCCTGCCTGCTCAGCCCAACCTTCAAGATTTCATGAATCTCCATCACCCTAATCGTCCCTGA